The following proteins are co-located in the Haloplanus sp. HW8-1 genome:
- a CDS encoding NAD(P)/FAD-dependent oxidoreductase — translation MTDTDDYDVAVVGGGPAGLTAALYTTRLGQDTVVVDRGGGRAAMMQETHNVIGVTEDVSGFEFLQTAREQVQAYGATYHRGFVSEIDRRPEGDRAFSLAVDDATVDADRVVLATGFSDARPDPPLPPTGRGLHYCLHCDAYMFVDESVYVMGHGDSAAYVAMIMLNFTDEVDLLTRGDDPTWSEETDRMLRAHPVDVIHEEITGMNRGADGWLESFEFADGTVREYRGGFPMYGSEYNSDLAADLDCDLNDDGTVVVDDHGRTSVDGVYAVGDLVQGHNQIPVAMGQGAKAGIAIHMDLRPFPRSVAEIETQGAVEADEVPAMSASLRETARSFREETVESPADD, via the coding sequence ATGACCGACACAGACGACTACGACGTGGCCGTCGTCGGTGGGGGGCCGGCCGGTCTGACCGCCGCCCTCTACACCACGCGGCTCGGACAGGATACCGTCGTCGTGGACCGCGGCGGAGGCCGCGCGGCGATGATGCAGGAGACACACAACGTCATCGGCGTCACCGAGGACGTCTCCGGCTTCGAGTTCCTCCAAACTGCACGCGAACAGGTACAGGCCTACGGCGCGACCTATCATCGGGGGTTCGTCTCCGAAATCGATCGCCGTCCGGAGGGTGACCGGGCGTTCTCCCTGGCGGTCGACGACGCGACCGTCGACGCGGATCGGGTCGTCCTCGCGACAGGGTTCTCGGATGCGAGACCCGACCCGCCGCTCCCCCCGACGGGCCGGGGACTCCACTACTGTCTCCACTGTGATGCGTACATGTTCGTCGACGAATCGGTGTACGTGATGGGCCACGGCGACAGCGCCGCCTACGTCGCCATGATCATGTTGAACTTCACCGACGAGGTCGACCTCCTCACCCGGGGGGACGACCCCACGTGGAGCGAAGAGACCGACCGCATGCTCCGCGCTCATCCCGTCGACGTGATCCACGAGGAGATCACGGGGATGAACCGCGGGGCGGACGGCTGGCTGGAGAGCTTCGAGTTCGCGGATGGGACCGTCCGCGAGTACCGCGGCGGCTTCCCAATGTACGGCTCCGAGTACAACAGCGACCTCGCGGCCGACCTCGACTGTGACCTGAACGACGACGGCACCGTCGTCGTCGACGACCACGGTCGGACCAGCGTCGACGGCGTCTACGCCGTCGGCGACCTCGTGCAGGGCCACAACCAGATTCCCGTCGCCATGGGTCAGGGCGCCAAAGCCGGCATCGCGATCCACATGGATCTCCGTCCGTTTCCGCGAAGCGTCGCGGAGATCGAAACACAGGGCGCAGTCGAGGCCGACGAGGTACCGGCGATGTCGGCGTCGCTCCGCGAAACGGCACGCTCGTTCCGGGAGGAGACGGTGGAGTCGCCCGCCGACGACTGA
- a CDS encoding class I SAM-dependent methyltransferase, with product MDHPDPRQTYDRIATHFAATREYPWPEVEGFVADREAAALGLDVGCGNARHAEVLDTVAQRVLALDVSRGLLETARERRTTRGFDAHLLQADAAHLPVRPDRVGLAVYVATLHHLHPRTTRVASLDELARVLAPTGRALVGVWSTTHDRFDATTGFDTTVDWTLPDGETVPRYYHIYDPDEFAADLEASDLLVHERFESSGNGYAVVGPPET from the coding sequence ATGGACCACCCGGACCCACGGCAGACGTACGACCGTATCGCGACTCACTTCGCCGCGACGCGGGAGTACCCGTGGCCGGAAGTCGAGGGGTTCGTCGCCGACAGGGAGGCGGCCGCCCTGGGGCTCGATGTCGGGTGCGGGAACGCCCGTCACGCCGAAGTGCTCGACACCGTCGCCCAGCGCGTACTCGCGCTTGACGTCAGCCGGGGGCTGCTGGAAACCGCCCGCGAGCGGCGGACAACACGGGGCTTCGACGCCCATCTCCTCCAGGCTGACGCGGCCCACCTCCCCGTTCGCCCCGATCGCGTCGGTCTCGCGGTGTACGTCGCGACGCTGCATCACCTTCACCCGCGGACGACCCGCGTCGCTAGCCTCGACGAACTCGCGCGCGTCCTCGCGCCGACGGGCCGCGCGCTCGTCGGCGTCTGGAGCACGACTCACGACCGCTTCGACGCGACGACCGGATTCGACACGACGGTCGACTGGACGCTCCCGGACGGCGAGACCGTTCCGCGGTATTACCACATCTACGATCCCGACGAGTTCGCGGCCGACCTGGAGGCGAGCGACCTCCTCGTCCACGAACGATTCGAATCGAGCGGGAACGGCTACGCGGTCGTCGGTCCGCCGGAGACGTAG
- a CDS encoding type II secretion system F family protein — protein MIAHLVPLVVVAIIGLPVLLSPVSRRADLLVSRLAVPIFGDYVGRSSRRSWQLSRLRATHVGTTHRVFASRTLLISGLAGVVGAILGVYVAVWLVDLFSISRAAILGVVPPPLSFLAGLTRLQDLTLLGLFVLFLFFGATVGSTLALGTYWARWTYLDQLAEARASEIEATLPRTIAFVYALSRSGMPFPTVLETLANNDDIYGEAAREVGVAVRDMNAFSTDILTALRHTADRTPSEGLEEFSDNLASVLGSGRNLSTFLREQYERYQEEAEAQQEQYLELVSTFAEIYVTVLVAGPLFLITVLVVIGLVIENTVTIVRIIGYAGIPLASAAFVVYIDSLTQHDTALTNVRDDVAGTVGDDATGGRPSTPLSDGGAAVVGQRRNVERLAAYDRFRTVREWLREPTRSVLERPWISFVVTVPLGLGWVLYRSVPIPLGPSALGTLDHPVIEATVVVMAIFAILHETHKRRVRRLERAVPDFLDRLASVNEAGMTVVESIERVAGTDLGGLEDEVNRTWRDIRWGADAGTALRRLAVRTRARMVTQAVTLITNAMDASGDIAPVLRIAADEAQDTRRLRRERRQEMLTYILVIYISVFVFLGIIAALTVAFIPAVQQAAGTSAATPSNAPSAGVTAAFAGTDVNTDAYELLFFHLSAIQAVCSGIIAGQLAEGGIADGVKHAAGLLALTYLVFALVLL, from the coding sequence GTGATCGCACATCTGGTACCGCTCGTCGTCGTCGCGATCATCGGCCTCCCGGTCTTGCTCTCTCCGGTGAGCCGTCGGGCGGATCTGCTCGTCTCCCGGCTGGCCGTCCCGATCTTCGGGGACTACGTGGGTCGGAGTTCCCGACGATCCTGGCAGCTGTCCCGGTTGCGGGCCACCCACGTCGGCACCACCCACCGCGTGTTCGCCTCCCGGACGCTCCTCATCAGCGGCCTCGCGGGCGTCGTCGGCGCCATCCTCGGGGTGTACGTCGCCGTCTGGCTGGTCGATCTCTTCTCGATCAGCCGGGCGGCCATCCTAGGGGTGGTGCCGCCGCCGCTTTCCTTTCTCGCCGGGCTGACGCGCCTGCAGGATCTGACCTTGCTCGGCCTGTTCGTCCTCTTTCTGTTCTTCGGGGCGACGGTGGGATCGACGCTGGCACTTGGAACCTACTGGGCGCGGTGGACGTATCTCGATCAGTTGGCCGAGGCCCGTGCGAGTGAGATCGAAGCGACGCTCCCCCGAACGATCGCCTTCGTCTACGCGCTCTCGCGGAGCGGTATGCCCTTTCCGACGGTCTTGGAGACGCTCGCCAACAACGACGACATCTACGGCGAGGCCGCCCGGGAGGTCGGAGTCGCCGTACGGGACATGAACGCGTTCTCGACGGATATCCTGACCGCCCTCCGTCACACCGCCGACCGGACGCCCAGCGAGGGGTTGGAGGAGTTCTCGGACAACCTCGCGAGCGTGCTCGGTAGCGGGCGCAACCTCTCGACGTTCCTCCGCGAGCAGTACGAGCGGTACCAGGAAGAAGCCGAGGCCCAGCAAGAGCAGTATCTCGAACTCGTCTCCACGTTCGCCGAGATATACGTGACCGTCCTGGTCGCCGGTCCGCTCTTTCTCATCACCGTCCTCGTCGTCATTGGTCTCGTCATCGAGAATACGGTCACTATCGTCCGCATCATCGGGTACGCGGGCATCCCTCTCGCCTCCGCGGCGTTCGTCGTCTACATCGATAGCCTCACCCAGCACGACACCGCGCTGACGAACGTCCGCGACGACGTCGCCGGGACGGTCGGCGACGACGCGACGGGGGGGCGACCGTCGACGCCACTCTCCGACGGCGGGGCGGCGGTCGTGGGGCAGCGACGGAACGTCGAACGCCTCGCGGCCTACGACCGGTTCCGGACGGTCCGCGAGTGGCTGCGCGAGCCGACACGGAGCGTGCTCGAACGGCCCTGGATCAGTTTCGTCGTGACCGTTCCGCTCGGTCTGGGCTGGGTGCTGTATCGGTCCGTTCCGATCCCCCTCGGACCGTCGGCGCTGGGGACGCTCGATCATCCGGTCATCGAGGCCACGGTGGTCGTCATGGCCATCTTCGCCATTCTCCACGAGACGCACAAGCGCCGGGTTCGGCGCCTCGAACGCGCCGTGCCGGACTTCCTCGATCGTCTGGCGAGCGTCAACGAGGCTGGGATGACCGTCGTCGAGAGCATCGAACGCGTGGCCGGCACCGACCTCGGCGGCCTCGAAGACGAGGTGAACCGCACCTGGCGGGATATCCGCTGGGGCGCGGACGCCGGGACTGCGCTCCGCCGACTCGCCGTCCGGACCCGCGCCCGGATGGTCACCCAAGCCGTCACGCTCATCACCAACGCCATGGACGCGAGCGGCGACATCGCGCCGGTGCTCCGCATCGCCGCCGACGAGGCCCAGGACACCCGCCGTCTCCGCCGCGAGCGCCGTCAGGAGATGCTCACCTACATCCTTGTGATCTACATTTCGGTGTTCGTCTTCCTCGGAATCATCGCCGCGCTGACCGTCGCGTTCATCCCTGCCGTACAGCAGGCGGCCGGAACGTCGGCGGCGACGCCGTCGAACGCGCCGAGCGCCGGAGTGACCGCTGCCTTCGCCGGCACCGACGTGAACACCGACGCCTACGAACTGCTCTTTTTCCACCTCTCCGCCATCCAGGCGGTCTGTTCCGGGATCATCGCCGGACAGCTCGCCGAGGGTGGAATCGCCGACGGCGTCAAGCACGCGGCGGGACTGCTCGCGTTGACCTACCTCGTGTTCGCGCTCGTGTTGCTCTGA